In one Bacillus rossius redtenbacheri isolate Brsri chromosome 11, Brsri_v3, whole genome shotgun sequence genomic region, the following are encoded:
- the LOC134536785 gene encoding U6 snRNA-associated Sm-like protein LSm5, producing MSTSVATNPSTLLPLELVDKCIGSRIHIIMKNDKEIVGTLLGFDDFVNMLLEDVTEYESTPEGRRITKLDQILLNGNNITMLVPGGEMPDT from the exons ATGAGTACATCTGTTGCAACAAATCCATCTACTTTATTACCACTTG AACTTGTTGACAAGTGCATTGGTTCGAGGATACATATAATAATGAAAAACGACAAAGAAATTGTGGGTACGTTGTTGGGGTTTGACGATTTCGTCAACATGCTTCTGGAGGACGTAACGGAATACGAGTCCACCCCCGAAGGCAGGCGCATAACGAAGCTCGACCAGATCCTCCTCAACGGCAACAACATCACGATG TTGGTACCAGGTGGTGAAATGCCAGATACGTAA